The nucleotide window GAACAATGGCGTGCTGAAGCGGCGAAGAAGAAGACGGCACACGCGAAGGACGCCGAGAGTTGACTAATGGGCTCTCGCGGGGTGGTACGCGACCAGGTTTGATCGCCTAGTTCGTGAGTGTGTTCGACATGTGCGAGCCGAGATAGCCAACGCTCACGTACCCCACTTTCGAATAGGTGTCGTCGAAGTACATCCGAGGTGCGACACCCGTCAGGTTAGAGAGCTTGAGATGCGCGAGCATCAGGGTCTCGCCAGACGGATCGACAGTTGTATCGACGGGGAGCATTCGTTGTGCCCGGTACTTGTCGTTGTTCTTGACGGACTCGCTCTCCGTCCAGACGATCTTTCCCACACGCACGAGGCACCCGTGGTTGCTGAACTTGACGTACTGGCTCAGCGAATGGTCAAACTTTCCTTCGTTCCGAGCGCGTGAGTACGCGTCGAACGTGAGGAGCGCATCCCATGCCTTCATCACCGCCGCCGCACCGAGCGCCGTGTGCTCGTCGAGTTCGAGCGCTTCCTCGACATCGCCAGTGAACCGCACGCCGCTGAGTGTCTTCACTCGGTCAAGCAGTTGCGCGAAGGTCTCGGGGTACGCATCCTGGGTGTCGTCGTCCTCGAACGACCAGGCAGCTTCCGCTCCTTCGCCACCAAGTTCGGTGAGCTTCCGCTGGAGGTACGCGATCTGCCGCTCCAGTTTGGCGGCTTCGCGGCGGGAGCCGTTGAGCGCTTCGTAGTTCTCGTCGCTCTCGGTTTGCACGAGGTCGAGAAGCCCCTCGGCGAGTGATGCACGGTCTCGTAGTTGCCGGTTCTCGTCGAGAGTCTTGACAACTTGACCCTCCGCCTGCTCCGCGAGTTCGCGCCAGACAGCCTCATCATCGCTCGTGCCCTCCAGCGGACCGTCGGTCTGCTCATGAAGAAGCGCGAAAGGTTGCAGACGCTCACGCCGCAGAAGCTCATAGTCCACTTCGCGTAGCGCGTCGGGGATACGGATCGCAGCCAAGCGCTTGAGTTGAGCGTTACGGAGGATGCGCTGGATACGTCTCTCGTCGCTGTCCTCAAGAGTCGAGGCGTGCAGCAGCCTGTGGTTGAACGCGTCCTTGGGGTCGGTGAGGTCTGCTCCGGGCAGGAACGTACGCATCGCGCCGGCGGAGACCCAGTGCCCCACCGCGCCGTAGGTGCGGTTGAAGACGGCTCGGGCTTCGGGCGCGAGGACGTATCCGATCCCCATGCCCTGAATCTGACCGACGCGCTTCGTCGATCGAGCCGCCCACTCGGTTACGTCGGTGTCGTTCGGCGCGGCGGTCACGAGGACTGCGCCGATTCGCTGGTCGTCTCGGAGAATCCGGGCAAGCTCATCGACGTGGTTCTGGTTCGCGATGATTTGGAACTCGGAAATCGGCTCCGCTTCGCCGTCATGCATGTTGATCGTGTCGAGGATGTCGCGGACGAAGGTGGGACGACCGCTGAGTTGTACCTCTTCGACGACGCGACCACTTCGCAGCGGGTAGACGAGCGTCGGCGGCTCAACGTCGACCCACAACCAGAGCCGGTTGTCTGCCAGCGTGATCGTGACGTTGGTCACGCCGGTTCGCGACGTATCTGCGTTCGTGTACCAGACTGGCGCGTCCCATTCTTCGACGAGAGTCCAGCGCTTCGCCATGATGCTCTCGTCGGGGCTGACGAAGGTGACCCCCGTGATCGTTGCGCCCGCCGCGTTGGTGATGCTCCCCGAAGCCGGAAGCTCGGCGAAGCCCTTCTTACTGGTGACCCACTTCGCGAACGCTTCAATGAGGTCACTGAGGTTCTGCTGAGTCGGATCAGCGGTCAGGATTGTGCGGTATCCCAGCGACATCGAAGCTCCTAAACGAGCGGCGGTGTGACCGCTCTGCAAGCTCATGCTAGTCACGGCGGTCGACATCGCCGGATGCCTCTTGTCATGCGTCGACGGGCGACTTCTCGAGGGCGAAACCGGTCGTCGCTGTCTCAAAAGGCGTCAGCCTGCTGCATGCGTCCGCACGTAGGTGTCGCCAGCGGTTCTATCTGCGGACTTGCCCGGACGAGGGCAACGGCCGAACTGCCGCTTCTTCGTCGGGGATCTGCTGTCTCAAAAAGGGAGCTGTCTCAAGAGTCGGAGCCGCACCACGAGACGGGCCGAGCATCAGCTCTCGGAAGGTGGTTGGGGCGATCAGGTCTCGCCGAGCATTCGCGTGATCTGCTCCCATCGGCCGTCGGCGGCGAGCTGTCGGTATCGACGCGCCACCGTCTGCCACGACCCGAATGACGGTGGGAGCTCACGCCAGGGGATGCCGTAGTGCGCGCGATAGCGGATGGCGTTCACGACGGTGCGTGCGTCCGCACTGGGGCGGCCGCGGTTCCCTGGATCTGCCGGCTGCAGGATGCGCGCGACCCGTTGCCATTGCTCGTCAATGAGCGGCCGAAAACGGGGACTGGTTGCTTCGGCGTTCTCAGCTGCCCCGGGCGAGGGGTTGCCGGCGCGCTGGTTGCTGCTGCGAGCGGCAACGATCACGCCGCGCGTCGTGTCGCACTCCGCGCATCGGGCCGTGTGTGGAGGCTCGTCTGCTCGACCGGTTGTCACGAACGCGGCGTGCTCGCACGTGAGCTCGACGTACCAGCTGAACAGCGGGCCAGATGAGGCGGGGGACAGGAGCTCGCGCAGAACGTCGATCTGGCGCGGGCTCAATGGTGGTGGAGGGCAGCATCGATGGCAGTGGTCGGTCGAGCAGTCCTGAATCCTCCAGAACCCGAATCCGCACGCCGTGTGTGCTGAGCGGAAGGCGTCGTTGTCGGACACGGCGTCGAGTATTGGCGGCTCTTCGGCCATGCCTTCCACATCGCGCAGTGCTCGGTGGCATGCGCGGCATGGCTCGCCGGCGGCGAAGGCGTCATACGGCTGGTACAGACCTTCCGATGACCATCGCTTTCGTCCGGCCTCGAACATGGCCGTCTGAGCTTCGTGAGAGAGAGCCGCGGCGCGTGAGGTGCGATGAACGGACCGCGAGGTGGGCTCGTCTGGCGCTTGCACGGGTTTTCTCCTCCGTTGATGCGATGACCGAGAGAGGCGAGGTCGCTCCCCTGTCGATGCGGACCAGAAACAGGAAGCGATAACTTCCTGGAAGTCATGACTACCAGCCTCAAGGCTGGAGAGGTGGCAGAACCGCTGAAGAAGGTGCTGGGATCGCACGTGCGCGGTCTCCGCCTCGAGCGTCGCCTGTCGCAGGAGGAGCTCGCTGAACAACTCGGAGTGTCTGCCCGATACCTGGCCGGCATCGAGCGCGGCGAGCGGAACCTCACATTGGACTCGGTAGACGCCCTCGCTGGGCAGCTGAACGTTGCGGCGGATGTGCTTCTGATGCGTGTATGACCCGAGGCTGTGCGTCGGGTTCGTTTCGACGAGCCGTCGATGAGCTGATCCGCTCAGGTCTGCAGAGGAATGGCGGGCAGTTCGAACCCCGCTCCGTGTTCGGTTTCATCGCGTCGCTCGATGAAGTGGTGGCGCGCTGCGGCGTCACCGACCTGCTCCTTCGCCGACTCGTGGCCGAGCACTCTTGCGACTCCGAGCCACGGCAGGAGGTGGGCAAGCCGTAGCGACAGCGGGATCATGCTGTAGCGAGCAGCAGAAGCGCCGTGCCGTGCGTCCCGTCCCAGGAGGTGTCGGCCGTCACGGATACGATATGCACACGAGGAAGTGCCGCGATCCAGTGCGGTACCGGATCAGAGAGGGAGAGCATGTCGACGGTCGCGAATCGGACTTCGAGCCTCAACGCGGCCAAGGCGGCCAAGAACGACGAGTTCTACACGCAATGGGCGGACATCGAGCGCGAGGTCAACGCTTACCTCGAGTACGACCCCGACGTGTTCCGCGGCAAGGTTCTCCTGCTTCCGTGCGACGATCCCGAGTGGTCGAACTTCGCAAAGTTCTTCGCCCTCCACTTCGTCGAACTTGGGCTCAAGAAGCTGATCTCGACGTCGTACGCCCCAGATAGCAATCCCGCGCTTTTCTCGTACGAGCCGACCCTCTTCGAGATGGATGATCCGAAGTTTGACGAGACCAAGACCCGCGCCAACGGGAAGAAGTTCGTCCTCGAGCCTGAGGACATCAACGGTGATGGTGTAGTCAACATCGATGACCTGCAGTGGGACTATCTCGAGGGCGACGGGGATTTTCGCAGTACCGAGGTCACCGCGCTGCGAGACGAAGCTGACATCATCATCACCAACCCGCCGTTCAGCCTGTTCCGCGAGTTCCTGACGTGGATCCAGAAGGGTGCGAAGCAGTTCTCGATTATCGGCAATGAGAATGCAATCGCCTATAAGAACGTGTTCCGACTGATCAAGCAAAACAAGATCTGGAAGGGCGCGACGGCGAACAGCACAGACATGGTCTTTGGCGTACCCAAGGGGTATCCGGTCAAGGAGAGCGATCGACTTAAGGCCGAGAAGCTCGGTTATCCTCCCGACGATGAGCATCACTACACGCGTCTTGGTAACTCGTGCTGGTTCACCAACATTGAGCATGGACGACGGCACGAGCCGCTCCAGCTAATGACGATGGCGGACAACCTGCGCTACAACAAGAAGCTGATCACCACCCTAGACGGCGGGACGACGTACCAGCGCTACGACAACTTCGATGCCATCGAGGTTCCGTATACCGATGCGATCCCGTCGGACTACGAGGGAGTCATGGGTGTCCCAATCACCTGGTTGGCCAAGTACAACCCAGATCAGTTCGAGATCATTGGGACGGACGAAACGGACTATGAGCCAACCAAGCTCTACAAGGCGAAGCGGAAGGTGGTCAATGGCAGTCCGGTGAAGTCGAACACAGGCTCAGGTGGAGGCTACATCCGCGTCGAAGCATTCGGATCCGGCACCTACTTCGACGTTGGGTAT belongs to Agromyces archimandritae and includes:
- a CDS encoding helix-turn-helix domain-containing protein: MAEPLKKVLGSHVRGLRLERRLSQEELAEQLGVSARYLAGIERGERNLTLDSVDALAGQLNVAADVLLMRV
- a CDS encoding adenine-specific methyltransferase EcoRI family protein, with amino-acid sequence MSTVANRTSSLNAAKAAKNDEFYTQWADIEREVNAYLEYDPDVFRGKVLLLPCDDPEWSNFAKFFALHFVELGLKKLISTSYAPDSNPALFSYEPTLFEMDDPKFDETKTRANGKKFVLEPEDINGDGVVNIDDLQWDYLEGDGDFRSTEVTALRDEADIIITNPPFSLFREFLTWIQKGAKQFSIIGNENAIAYKNVFRLIKQNKIWKGATANSTDMVFGVPKGYPVKESDRLKAEKLGYPPDDEHHYTRLGNSCWFTNIEHGRRHEPLQLMTMADNLRYNKKLITTLDGGTTYQRYDNFDAIEVPYTDAIPSDYEGVMGVPITWLAKYNPDQFEIIGTDETDYEPTKLYKAKRKVVNGSPVKSNTGSGGGYIRVEAFGSGTYFDVGYPVRRMYKRIFIRHRKDA
- a CDS encoding transposase; translation: MFEAGRKRWSSEGLYQPYDAFAAGEPCRACHRALRDVEGMAEEPPILDAVSDNDAFRSAHTACGFGFWRIQDCSTDHCHRCCPPPPLSPRQIDVLRELLSPASSGPLFSWYVELTCEHAAFVTTGRADEPPHTARCAECDTTRGVIVAARSSNQRAGNPSPGAAENAEATSPRFRPLIDEQWQRVARILQPADPGNRGRPSADARTVVNAIRYRAHYGIPWRELPPSFGSWQTVARRYRQLAADGRWEQITRMLGET